In the genome of Hymenobacter cellulosivorans, one region contains:
- a CDS encoding sugar phosphate isomerase/epimerase family protein: MTTSRRAFVKSAALLSAGVLVSPALLAAPKQYIGLQLYTVREDMQKDPAGTLARIAKLGYTSVEGATYTGSQKFYGMEPAAFAKLLKQNGLIMPSSHYRLGEEQEKGQPVQGTMLHGWDKAVDDAAQAGVKYMVCAYLSDAERGGLDHYKYVAEQLNKAGERSKKAGIQLCYHNHDFEFAAQNGQLPYDLLLSSTDKNLVQMELDLYWATKAGHDPVALFTKHPGRFPLWHVKDMDNTPKQNFTEVGSGTIDFKRIFAQANKAGLKYFFVEQDQTPGSPFDSIQKSITHIKRTLV, translated from the coding sequence ATGACAACGTCCCGCCGCGCTTTCGTAAAATCTGCCGCCCTGCTCTCAGCCGGAGTATTGGTTTCCCCTGCTTTGCTAGCGGCTCCCAAGCAGTACATTGGCCTGCAGCTCTACACCGTGCGCGAGGACATGCAAAAAGACCCGGCCGGCACGCTGGCCCGCATTGCCAAGCTGGGCTACACCTCGGTGGAAGGCGCTACGTATACCGGCAGCCAGAAATTTTACGGCATGGAGCCCGCCGCCTTTGCCAAGCTGCTCAAGCAAAACGGCCTGATTATGCCCAGCAGCCACTACCGTCTGGGCGAGGAGCAGGAAAAAGGCCAGCCCGTGCAGGGCACCATGCTCCACGGCTGGGACAAGGCCGTGGACGACGCGGCTCAAGCCGGCGTGAAGTACATGGTGTGCGCCTACCTCTCGGACGCCGAGCGCGGTGGCCTGGACCACTATAAGTATGTGGCCGAGCAGCTCAACAAAGCCGGGGAGCGAAGCAAAAAGGCCGGCATCCAGCTCTGCTACCACAACCACGACTTCGAATTCGCGGCCCAGAACGGCCAGCTGCCCTACGATTTGCTGCTCAGCAGCACCGACAAAAATCTGGTGCAGATGGAGCTGGACCTCTACTGGGCCACCAAGGCCGGCCACGACCCGGTGGCCCTGTTCACGAAGCACCCCGGCCGCTTCCCGCTCTGGCACGTGAAGGACATGGACAACACACCCAAGCAGAACTTCACCGAAGTCGGCAGCGGCACCATCGACTTCAAGCGCATCTTCGCTCAGGCTAATAAAGCGGGCCTGAAGTATTTCTTCGTTGAGCAGGATCAAACGCCCGGCTCCCCCTTCGACAGCATCCAGAAGAGCATCACCCACATCAAGCGCACGCTGGTGTAG
- a CDS encoding DUF885 domain-containing protein: MTPTSTPKLLFLAASCASALWLGSCGQEQHAGSAETPTADANFERFKTQFIDSLWYYNPEWASSQGYHRYDSLLVVPNAARRQVEAKEQARVRKQLATIPVGELSVNNQTDFRLIENYLNSARWYADTLKEWQWNPANYNLGGSVAEILNGRYQPLDRRLRSISWKLSRATDYYAAAEENIQNPTREHTELAIRQTKGALEVFGPALLDSLGRSGLSEREKKDFRDRVATTRLMLENYIGFLQNEVLPAGKFRSFRLGKALYDRKFNYDIQSSYSADQVYQKAQQHRQELLRDMNKRAARLWPKYFAGQPLPTDSLAAVKQVISRLSQNHATQAGFVAAVKAQIPTLVKFVNDKKLLTQDPTKPLVVRETPAYMRGSGAGASVSAPGPYDKAADTYYNVEPLDGQPAEQANSYLREYNEYTLQILNIHEAIPGHYTQLVYANRSPSLIKSIFGNGAMIEGWAVYAERMMLESGYGGNSDEMWLMWDKWNMRVTLNAIIDHEIQVNNASEASIVALLTRDGFQEQSEATNKWRRATLSQVQLASYFTGYTEIYDLRQELKKEQGSSFDLKAFNEQFLSYGSAPVRYIRNMMLKKPA, translated from the coding sequence ATGACCCCAACCTCTACTCCTAAATTGCTTTTCCTGGCCGCCAGTTGCGCGTCGGCCCTGTGGCTGGGCTCCTGCGGGCAGGAGCAGCACGCCGGCTCGGCCGAAACGCCTACCGCCGATGCCAACTTCGAACGGTTTAAAACCCAGTTTATTGATTCGCTCTGGTACTACAACCCCGAGTGGGCCAGCAGCCAGGGTTACCACCGCTACGACTCTTTGCTGGTGGTGCCCAACGCCGCTCGCCGGCAGGTGGAAGCCAAGGAGCAGGCCCGGGTGCGCAAGCAGCTGGCTACGATTCCGGTGGGGGAGCTGTCGGTAAATAACCAGACCGACTTCCGCCTGATTGAAAACTACCTGAACAGTGCCCGTTGGTACGCCGACACGTTAAAGGAGTGGCAGTGGAACCCGGCTAACTACAACCTGGGCGGGTCGGTAGCCGAAATCCTGAATGGCCGCTACCAGCCCCTGGACCGCCGCCTGCGCAGCATTTCGTGGAAGCTTTCCCGGGCTACCGACTACTATGCTGCCGCCGAGGAAAACATCCAGAACCCTACCCGGGAGCATACCGAGCTGGCTATCCGCCAAACCAAGGGTGCCCTGGAGGTATTTGGGCCGGCCCTGTTGGATTCGTTGGGCCGCTCGGGCTTGTCGGAGCGGGAGAAAAAGGACTTCCGCGACCGGGTAGCCACTACCCGGCTGATGCTGGAAAACTACATCGGCTTTTTGCAAAACGAGGTGCTGCCCGCCGGCAAGTTCCGCAGCTTCCGCCTGGGCAAGGCCCTCTACGACCGCAAATTCAACTACGACATCCAGAGCAGCTACTCCGCCGACCAAGTCTACCAGAAGGCCCAGCAGCACAGGCAGGAACTGTTGCGCGACATGAACAAGCGCGCCGCCCGGCTCTGGCCTAAGTACTTTGCCGGCCAGCCCCTGCCCACCGACTCCCTGGCCGCCGTCAAGCAGGTGATTAGCCGCCTTTCCCAGAACCACGCCACCCAGGCCGGCTTCGTGGCGGCGGTGAAAGCCCAGATTCCGACCCTGGTCAAGTTTGTCAACGACAAAAAGCTGCTCACCCAGGACCCAACCAAGCCGCTGGTGGTGCGCGAAACCCCGGCCTACATGCGCGGCAGCGGGGCCGGGGCCTCCGTTTCGGCCCCGGGCCCCTACGACAAGGCCGCCGACACCTATTATAACGTGGAGCCCCTCGACGGGCAGCCGGCCGAGCAGGCCAACAGCTACCTGCGCGAGTACAATGAGTATACCCTGCAGATTCTCAACATTCACGAAGCCATTCCGGGGCACTACACCCAGCTCGTGTACGCCAACCGCTCACCTTCGCTCATCAAATCCATCTTCGGCAACGGAGCCATGATTGAGGGCTGGGCCGTGTACGCCGAGCGCATGATGCTGGAAAGCGGCTACGGTGGCAACTCCGACGAAATGTGGCTGATGTGGGACAAGTGGAACATGCGCGTCACCCTGAACGCCATCATCGACCACGAAATTCAGGTCAACAACGCCTCCGAGGCCAGCATTGTGGCCCTGCTCACCCGCGACGGGTTCCAGGAGCAGTCGGAAGCTACCAACAAGTGGAGGCGGGCCACCCTGAGCCAGGTGCAGCTGGCCAGCTACTTTACCGGCTACACCGAAATCTACGATTTGCGCCAGGAGCTCAAAAAGGAGCAGGGCAGCAGCTTCGATCTGAAGGCGTTTAATGAGCAGTTTCTCAGCTACGGCAGCGCCCCGGTGCGCTACATCCGCAACATGATGCTGAAAAAGCCAGCGTAG
- a CDS encoding DNA/RNA non-specific endonuclease has translation MSRLLFLLPAALLACSQSQPETSRPPLPDGPPAIPVESAGSSGPAAQVPTGSGLTETFEAGSKGAYSTADETLTTGAWHFEDALIGSADEDHKNGQHAARLRNQGKLRMNFDAPAGVRSIRISAAAYGNDPASTWELWGSVDGGRSFRRIGQPVRTQGPRLAVNTFAGGTTNRLRLEIRKTGGSGRLNIDDVQLETTGSLATDSGSSGTSGTTPTGSGGASPGTSLPPATTRKASAVVTSRDDNMALGNPSGATSSPDNLTNYLLVKPQFSIGYNANRGIPTWVSWHLNRTWMGSAPRQDDFRPDPALPRGFYAVTPRSYSGSGFDKGHNCPSADRTTDLDDNSATFLMTNMIPQAPNNNQRTWSSLEEWGRTQVNRGQEIYVIMGSYGKGGTGSKGFTTTLDGGKVTVPARVWKVLVILPEGSDDLARIPSQARILAIDTPNDNSVSADWSQYRVSVDAIENATGLDLLSKLPVDVQARLEAQVDKGPTR, from the coding sequence ATGTCCCGTCTGCTGTTTCTTTTGCCCGCTGCCCTACTGGCCTGCTCCCAGTCGCAACCCGAAACTTCCCGTCCGCCCCTGCCCGACGGCCCCCCGGCTATTCCGGTCGAATCGGCGGGTAGCAGCGGCCCAGCGGCCCAGGTGCCCACCGGCAGTGGTCTGACCGAAACTTTCGAGGCGGGCAGCAAAGGCGCGTATTCGACGGCCGACGAGACCCTGACTACCGGAGCCTGGCACTTCGAAGACGCCTTGATTGGCTCGGCCGATGAAGACCACAAAAACGGGCAGCACGCGGCCCGGCTGCGCAATCAGGGCAAACTCCGGATGAACTTTGACGCCCCGGCCGGGGTGCGCAGCATCCGCATCAGCGCGGCGGCCTACGGCAACGACCCGGCCAGCACCTGGGAGCTGTGGGGCAGCGTGGATGGGGGCCGTAGCTTCCGCCGCATCGGGCAGCCGGTGCGCACCCAGGGCCCGCGCCTGGCGGTGAATACCTTTGCCGGGGGCACTACCAACCGGCTCCGCCTGGAAATTCGCAAAACCGGAGGCAGCGGCCGGCTCAACATCGACGATGTGCAACTCGAAACGACGGGCAGCCTAGCTACCGACAGCGGCTCTAGTGGCACTTCCGGCACTACACCCACGGGCAGCGGCGGTGCTTCGCCGGGCACTTCCCTGCCCCCGGCCACCACCCGCAAGGCTTCGGCCGTGGTGACCAGCCGGGACGACAACATGGCCCTGGGCAACCCCAGCGGAGCCACCAGCAGCCCCGACAATCTGACCAACTACCTGCTCGTTAAGCCCCAGTTCAGCATCGGCTACAACGCCAACCGGGGCATCCCGACCTGGGTGAGCTGGCACCTAAACCGCACCTGGATGGGCTCGGCACCCCGGCAGGACGACTTCCGCCCCGACCCGGCTCTGCCCCGCGGGTTCTACGCCGTGACGCCGCGCAGCTACTCGGGCTCGGGCTTCGACAAGGGCCACAACTGCCCCTCGGCCGACCGTACCACCGACCTGGACGACAACTCGGCCACGTTTCTGATGACCAACATGATTCCGCAGGCGCCCAACAACAACCAGCGCACCTGGAGCAGCCTCGAAGAGTGGGGCCGCACCCAGGTAAACCGGGGCCAGGAAATCTACGTCATTATGGGCAGCTACGGCAAGGGCGGTACGGGCTCGAAGGGCTTCACTACTACCCTGGATGGCGGCAAGGTGACCGTGCCGGCCCGGGTCTGGAAGGTACTGGTAATTCTGCCCGAAGGCTCCGACGATTTGGCCCGCATTCCTAGCCAGGCCCGCATCCTGGCCATCGACACGCCCAACGACAACAGTGTCAGCGCCGACTGGAGCCAGTACCGCGTCTCGGTCGACGCCATCGAAAACGCCACCGGCCTGGATTTGCTCAGCAAGCTGCCCGTGGACGTGCAGGCCCGGCTGGAGGCGCAGGTGGACAAGGGCCCGACGAGGTAA
- a CDS encoding phytanoyl-CoA dioxygenase family protein, whose protein sequence is MKAVEENKPVTATYDIAQIMGGLYGDGIIGLKGAFSREWAQQLGEDIAVLYQEALQRPGGALGRGPKRHYVEIHPESIRGFLELATHPWLTAVCEAVLGPDYKIVEIGFDVPNPGAMNQPWHRDFPANEDTIRGRRLNSLAFNLTTVDVYEDMGPFEIAPGTQWDLPIGFEHDMFPPKTNSPRYEARAQRKMPQMGDISARSALTIHRGTANNSDKSRPALVLGVDAPTANNAERHDLQLTHRFYATLPESLRQHLTCRLVDELEPIMQGHTIEGLMMGEA, encoded by the coding sequence ATGAAAGCAGTGGAAGAAAATAAGCCCGTGACGGCCACCTACGACATTGCCCAGATTATGGGCGGCCTCTACGGCGACGGTATCATTGGTCTGAAAGGGGCCTTTAGCCGCGAATGGGCTCAGCAGTTGGGCGAGGATATTGCCGTGCTCTACCAGGAAGCTCTGCAGCGGCCCGGCGGTGCCTTGGGCCGGGGCCCCAAGCGGCACTACGTCGAAATTCACCCCGAAAGTATCCGCGGCTTCCTGGAACTGGCTACCCACCCGTGGCTGACGGCCGTGTGCGAAGCCGTGCTGGGACCCGACTACAAAATCGTGGAAATCGGCTTCGACGTGCCCAATCCCGGAGCCATGAACCAGCCCTGGCACCGCGACTTTCCCGCCAACGAGGATACTATCCGGGGTCGGCGGCTCAACTCCCTGGCCTTCAACCTGACTACTGTGGACGTGTACGAGGACATGGGCCCGTTTGAAATTGCGCCCGGTACCCAGTGGGATTTGCCCATCGGCTTTGAGCACGACATGTTTCCGCCCAAAACGAACAGCCCCCGCTACGAGGCCCGGGCCCAGCGCAAAATGCCCCAGATGGGCGACATTTCCGCCCGCTCGGCCCTGACCATTCACCGCGGCACGGCCAATAACTCGGATAAGTCGCGGCCAGCCCTGGTGCTGGGCGTGGACGCGCCCACGGCCAACAACGCCGAACGCCACGACCTGCAGCTCACCCACCGATTCTACGCCACGCTGCCCGAGAGCCTGCGGCAGCACCTGACCTGCCGCCTCGTCGACGAGCTGGAGCCCATCATGCAGGGCCATACCATTGAAGGCCTGATGATGGGCGAGGCCTAG
- a CDS encoding GMC oxidoreductase, whose protein sequence is MEKNTYDAIVIGSGISGGLAAKELTEKGLKTILLERGRNVEHIKDYVNANKAPWELPHRGGKTQQMMADHPVLKRDYTLNESNLEFWVDERESPYVEVKPFDWFRGYQVGGRSLMWGRQSYRWSDYDFEANAKDGVAVDWPIRYKDLAPWYSYVEKFAGISGNRDGLPQLPDGDFMPPMEMNCVEKDVAARIKKNYKDRHMVIGRTANITVAHNNRTNCQYRNKCWLGCPFGAYYSTQAASLPAAVATGNLTLRPFSIVTKILYDKDTKRAKGVEVLDAETNQTYEYFAKIVFLNASTLNSAWVLMNSATDVWPEGLGSSSGQLGHNLMDHHFRVGAHGEMPGYEDKYVFGRRANGIYVPRFRNLFGDKRDYIRGFGYQGGAGREGWSREIAEMSIGGDLKDALSEPGNWTMGLGAFGETLPYHDNRAFLDKDKKDKWGLPVLALDASIRDNEQKMRIDMMQDAQEMLEKAGLKNVKTYNNGYAMGGGIHEMGTARMGRDPKTSVLNAHNQVWDAPNVYVTDGACMTSSACQNPSLTYMALTARAVDHAVSELKKQNV, encoded by the coding sequence ATGGAAAAGAATACCTACGACGCTATTGTCATTGGTTCCGGTATTTCGGGCGGCCTGGCTGCCAAGGAATTGACGGAAAAAGGCCTGAAAACTATCTTGCTGGAGCGGGGCCGCAACGTGGAGCACATCAAGGACTATGTGAATGCCAACAAGGCGCCCTGGGAGTTGCCCCACCGCGGGGGTAAAACCCAGCAGATGATGGCCGACCATCCCGTGCTCAAGCGCGACTATACCCTCAACGAAAGCAACCTGGAGTTCTGGGTCGATGAGCGGGAAAGCCCCTACGTGGAGGTCAAGCCCTTCGACTGGTTCCGGGGCTACCAGGTGGGCGGCCGCAGCCTGATGTGGGGCCGGCAGAGCTACCGCTGGAGCGACTACGACTTCGAGGCCAACGCCAAGGACGGGGTGGCCGTCGACTGGCCTATCCGCTACAAGGACCTGGCCCCCTGGTACAGCTACGTGGAGAAATTCGCGGGCATCAGCGGCAACCGGGACGGCCTGCCCCAGCTACCCGACGGCGACTTTATGCCGCCCATGGAAATGAACTGCGTGGAAAAGGACGTGGCGGCCCGCATCAAAAAGAACTACAAGGACCGCCACATGGTGATTGGGCGCACGGCCAACATCACCGTGGCCCATAACAACCGCACCAACTGCCAGTACCGCAACAAGTGCTGGCTGGGCTGCCCATTCGGGGCTTACTACAGCACCCAGGCCGCCTCCTTACCCGCCGCCGTAGCCACCGGCAACCTCACGCTGCGGCCGTTTTCCATCGTGACCAAAATCCTTTACGACAAGGACACCAAGCGGGCCAAGGGCGTAGAAGTGCTGGACGCAGAAACCAACCAGACCTACGAGTACTTCGCCAAAATCGTGTTTCTCAACGCCTCCACCCTGAACTCAGCCTGGGTGCTGATGAACTCGGCCACCGACGTGTGGCCCGAGGGGCTGGGCAGCAGCAGCGGGCAGCTGGGCCACAACCTGATGGACCACCACTTCCGGGTGGGGGCCCACGGCGAGATGCCCGGCTACGAAGACAAGTACGTGTTTGGCCGCCGGGCCAACGGTATTTATGTGCCCCGCTTCCGCAACCTCTTTGGCGACAAGCGCGACTACATCCGCGGCTTCGGCTACCAGGGCGGCGCCGGGCGGGAAGGCTGGAGCCGGGAAATTGCCGAAATGAGCATCGGCGGCGACCTGAAAGACGCTCTGTCGGAACCCGGCAACTGGACGATGGGCCTGGGCGCCTTCGGCGAAACCCTGCCCTACCACGACAACCGCGCCTTCCTCGACAAAGACAAGAAGGACAAGTGGGGCCTACCCGTGCTGGCTCTCGACGCCAGCATCCGGGACAACGAGCAGAAAATGCGCATCGACATGATGCAGGATGCCCAGGAAATGCTGGAAAAGGCCGGGCTCAAAAACGTGAAGACCTACAACAACGGCTACGCCATGGGCGGCGGCATCCACGAAATGGGTACCGCCCGCATGGGCCGCGACCCGAAAACGTCGGTGCTCAACGCTCACAACCAGGTCTGGGACGCGCCCAACGTGTACGTCACCGACGGGGCCTGCATGACTTCCTCGGCCTGCCAGAACCCTTCCCTGACCTACATGGCCCTCACGGCCCGCGCCGTCGACCACGCGGTAAGTGAGCTGAAAAAGCAAAACGTCTAA
- a CDS encoding glycoside hydrolase family 43 protein translates to MPTPDDHIYQEAQLAPMTVAEINELTRAARAQPPSADQTHVLVPDGEDPWVISHEGQLYYCTVDRLKRKILVAKFSRLEDMAAAELVEVWPGLQGATPEFVEIWAPELQLIDGQWYVYFALYNARLGEERLYALRGISADPQGEYEFMGRLEVPTDRWAIDGTVLRLGDGQLYFLWSGWEGFANVSQNIYIARLSNPWTISSDRVCISRPEHDWERQGYPHVNEGPQVLQRQGRTFVIYSASGSWTDDYCLGQLTYLGGDPLNPASWRKEPRPVFAKTGTIFGPGHASFVEVEGQDYIIYHAARRSQAGWARQIRYKPFTWHADGSPDFGEPL, encoded by the coding sequence ATGCCCACGCCCGACGACCATATCTACCAGGAAGCACAGCTGGCGCCCATGACCGTGGCCGAAATAAACGAGCTGACCCGCGCAGCTCGGGCCCAGCCGCCCAGCGCCGACCAAACGCACGTGTTGGTGCCCGACGGCGAAGACCCCTGGGTGATTAGCCACGAAGGCCAGCTGTACTACTGCACCGTGGACCGGCTGAAGCGCAAAATTCTGGTGGCTAAGTTTTCCCGCCTAGAGGATATGGCCGCAGCCGAGCTGGTCGAAGTGTGGCCTGGTTTGCAAGGCGCCACGCCGGAGTTCGTGGAAATCTGGGCGCCCGAACTACAGCTCATCGACGGGCAGTGGTACGTGTACTTTGCCCTCTACAATGCCCGGCTCGGGGAGGAGCGGCTCTACGCCCTGCGGGGAATTTCCGCCGACCCGCAGGGGGAGTACGAGTTTATGGGCCGGCTGGAAGTACCCACCGACCGGTGGGCCATCGACGGCACCGTGCTCCGCCTCGGTGACGGCCAGCTGTATTTTCTGTGGTCGGGATGGGAGGGTTTCGCCAACGTGAGCCAGAATATTTACATCGCCCGCCTGAGTAACCCCTGGACCATCAGCTCCGATAGGGTCTGCATCTCAAGGCCCGAGCACGACTGGGAAAGGCAGGGGTACCCCCACGTCAATGAAGGCCCGCAGGTACTGCAGCGCCAGGGCCGCACCTTTGTTATCTATTCCGCCTCCGGCAGCTGGACCGACGACTACTGCCTGGGCCAGCTCACCTACCTCGGCGGCGACCCGCTCAATCCGGCATCCTGGCGCAAGGAGCCTCGGCCGGTATTTGCCAAAACCGGCACCATCTTCGGCCCCGGCCATGCCTCGTTTGTTGAGGTCGAAGGGCAGGACTACATTATCTACCACGCCGCCCGCCGCAGCCAGGCCGGCTGGGCCCGGCAGATTCGCTACAAGCCCTTCACCTGGCACGCCGACGGCTCCCCAGACTTTGGCGAGCCGCTCTAA
- a CDS encoding YdcF family protein has protein sequence MFFVVSKILPYLLEPAIWLLALLVGALLSRKRPGRQRGFVVAALVLILIGTNGGLVNEAWLAWELPPVPLRTIGPHDAGVLLTGVTKPQKSPHDRVYLSEGADRVTHTLWLYRAGRIRRIIISGGSGSLREVAHTEAQDIATLLRLAGVPSRDILLEERSRNTRENAQFTKELLAQHPDIKSLVLVTSAFHQRRALGCFVKVGLHPTPFPVDFRTEDGGPASLTYWLPDATALGRWSHLLHELLGYVTYKVLGYI, from the coding sequence GTGTTTTTCGTCGTTTCCAAAATTTTGCCCTACCTGCTGGAGCCCGCCATCTGGCTGCTGGCCCTGCTGGTAGGGGCTCTGCTGAGTCGCAAGCGGCCCGGCCGGCAGCGTGGGTTCGTGGTGGCTGCTCTAGTACTCATACTCATCGGTACCAATGGCGGGTTGGTCAACGAGGCCTGGCTGGCCTGGGAACTGCCGCCCGTGCCGCTGCGCACCATCGGGCCCCACGACGCGGGCGTGCTGCTCACCGGCGTCACCAAGCCCCAGAAGTCGCCCCACGACCGGGTCTACCTTTCTGAAGGGGCCGACCGGGTCACGCACACCTTGTGGCTGTACCGGGCTGGGCGGATTCGCCGGATTATTATCAGCGGGGGCTCGGGATCGTTGCGGGAAGTGGCCCACACCGAAGCCCAGGACATTGCCACGCTGCTACGGCTGGCCGGCGTGCCGAGCCGGGATATTCTGCTGGAGGAGCGCAGCCGCAATACCCGCGAAAACGCCCAGTTTACCAAGGAATTACTGGCCCAACACCCGGACATCAAGAGCCTGGTACTGGTTACCTCGGCCTTTCACCAGCGCCGGGCCTTGGGCTGCTTTGTCAAAGTCGGCCTGCACCCCACGCCCTTTCCCGTTGACTTTCGCACCGAAGACGGTGGCCCGGCTTCCCTCACTTACTGGCTCCCCGATGCCACTGCCCTGGGCCGCTGGAGCCACCTGCTCCACGAGCTGCTCGGATACGTGACCTATAAAGTGCTGGGGTATATTTAA
- a CDS encoding thioredoxin family protein: MQEKDRQRVYQTDDEGLRRYTHEHMKVFVKFTSDNCEICESLAPPFEKFANDEPYETILFLRLASEESPVAKKLMQQKVAPFFVSYCQGRILECDTLTAEAEVQAMLERLREWLPQNN, translated from the coding sequence ATGCAAGAGAAAGACCGTCAGCGCGTCTACCAAACCGACGATGAGGGCCTGCGCCGCTACACCCACGAGCACATGAAGGTGTTTGTCAAGTTTACCTCCGATAACTGCGAGATTTGCGAAAGCCTGGCCCCGCCCTTCGAGAAATTTGCCAACGACGAGCCCTACGAAACCATCCTGTTTCTGCGCCTGGCCTCGGAGGAAAGTCCGGTGGCTAAAAAGCTGATGCAGCAGAAAGTGGCTCCCTTCTTTGTCAGCTACTGCCAGGGCCGTATTTTGGAGTGCGACACGCTCACGGCCGAAGCCGAAGTACAGGCCATGCTGGAGCGCCTGCGCGAGTGGCTGCCCCAAAACAACTAA
- a CDS encoding helix-turn-helix domain-containing protein, translating into MPNQSSEGNLRQLLGLTQLELAVHLRISRDLLAQVEINRRQLPTPALIRLAPLLTLHSANGGTDKEPPLADVEANSQHPDAAPGLKEVRQRIGQCQNEVDTIRYQLEKLRRQALPLRRRIVVLTPVLAALPPAPTDGSPDPDARDRSWYTDLLADARWQLTRFGAVPQAQLDARIQALDLEIAALQRLLPPAKG; encoded by the coding sequence ATGCCCAATCAATCGAGCGAAGGGAACCTCCGACAGCTGCTGGGCCTGACTCAGCTGGAGCTGGCAGTGCACCTGCGCATTTCGCGCGACCTGCTGGCCCAGGTCGAAATTAACCGCCGCCAGCTGCCCACTCCAGCCCTGATTCGGCTGGCTCCCCTGCTTACGCTGCATTCGGCCAACGGTGGCACTGATAAGGAGCCGCCCTTGGCCGACGTCGAAGCCAATTCGCAGCACCCGGATGCGGCGCCGGGTTTAAAGGAAGTGCGCCAGCGAATCGGGCAGTGCCAGAACGAAGTCGATACTATCCGCTACCAGCTGGAAAAGCTGCGGCGACAGGCGTTGCCCTTGCGTCGGCGCATCGTGGTTTTGACGCCCGTGCTGGCGGCCCTGCCCCCGGCGCCTACCGACGGTAGTCCGGACCCTGATGCCCGGGACCGGAGCTGGTACACCGACCTGCTGGCCGATGCCCGTTGGCAGCTTACCCGGTTTGGCGCCGTTCCCCAAGCCCAACTCGATGCCCGAATTCAAGCCCTGGACCTTGAAATTGCGGCTTTGCAGCGGCTCTTACCGCCGGCCAAGGGCTAG